One genomic region from Spirochaetota bacterium encodes:
- the bcp gene encoding thioredoxin-dependent thiol peroxidase, giving the protein MLKKGDSAPQFSLDSLSGNKISLSDYVGKWVIVYFYPKDSTPGCILQAINFSCLYPEFQALGVDIIGINGDSIESHQKFTTKNKLEVILLSDTEKSTLSAYKVWGEKIFMGTVYAGLTRSTFIINPEGIIEEAMYNVKAKDHGTRVLRILKQLLGAK; this is encoded by the coding sequence ATGTTGAAAAAAGGAGATAGTGCACCTCAATTTTCTTTAGATTCGTTATCTGGTAATAAAATTTCACTTAGTGATTATGTTGGCAAGTGGGTAATAGTTTATTTTTATCCCAAAGATAGCACTCCTGGGTGTATTTTACAAGCTATAAATTTTTCTTGTTTGTATCCAGAATTTCAAGCTTTAGGGGTTGATATCATTGGAATTAATGGAGATAGTATAGAAAGTCACCAAAAATTTACTACAAAAAACAAACTAGAAGTTATATTACTTTCAGATACAGAAAAATCTACTCTTAGTGCTTATAAAGTATGGGGCGAAAAGATATTTATGGGTACTGTGTATGCAGGATTAACAAGAAGTACTTTTATTATTAACCCAGAAGGTATTATTGAAGAAGCTATGTATAATGTCAAAGCTAAGGATCATGGTACTCGTGTATTAAGAATATTAAAACAATTACTCGGAGCAAAGTAA
- a CDS encoding HNH endonuclease → MSYSELGRIENINITDSWVKYNKVGEGSGEARLYVGQNSEKHVFFTSTNQSIFTAFVLKKDLAQYLNDAEFEYQNPSNDYRNRESLYENFITYKQKLYDLPNIIYFDFEFAPDTAQDQNRCYIRALDTSNNSIYTFLREILFPNLTKIDIVKINFDNDRIEFYYIPKLEIQYNHYQQLTRLKNLEDTITESKSIEPTENEQLILSRRGQGRFRANLIEEMVCCPLTNVNDSRLLLASHIKPWAESNNEERLDHYNGLLLTPTFDKLFDQGLITFTNPTQILFSSHLSEQTIELLKLREFTPNINHFDLREQYFIYHHLNIFKG, encoded by the coding sequence ATGTCATATAGTGAATTAGGAAGAATTGAAAATATAAATATCACTGATTCTTGGGTAAAATATAATAAAGTTGGTGAAGGTAGTGGTGAAGCTAGATTATATGTAGGGCAAAATAGTGAAAAACATGTTTTTTTTACATCTACCAATCAATCAATATTTACTGCTTTTGTTTTAAAAAAAGATTTAGCACAGTATTTAAATGATGCTGAATTTGAATATCAAAACCCTTCAAACGATTATAGAAACCGAGAGTCTTTATATGAAAATTTTATTACATACAAACAAAAACTATATGACTTACCAAATATCATCTATTTTGATTTTGAATTTGCCCCTGATACAGCACAAGATCAAAATAGATGTTATATTCGAGCATTAGACACTTCTAACAATTCTATATACACATTCCTGAGAGAAATTCTTTTCCCAAATTTGACTAAAATTGATATTGTCAAAATTAACTTTGATAATGATAGAATAGAGTTTTATTATATACCAAAATTAGAAATACAATATAATCATTATCAACAATTAACCAGGCTCAAAAATCTTGAGGATACAATCACTGAATCAAAATCTATAGAACCTACAGAGAACGAACAATTAATTCTATCTAGGAGAGGACAAGGTAGATTTCGAGCAAATTTAATTGAAGAAATGGTATGTTGTCCTCTAACAAATGTAAATGATTCACGATTATTACTTGCTAGTCATATAAAACCATGGGCAGAATCTAATAATGAAGAAAGGTTAGACCATTATAATGGATTATTATTAACTCCTACCTTTGATAAATTATTTGATCAAGGATTGATAACATTCACTAATCCAACTCAAATATTGTTTTCTTCCCATTTAAGCGAACAAACAATAGAATTATTAAAATTACGAGAATTTACTCCTAATATTAATCATTTTGATTTACGTGAACAATATTTTATTTATCATCATCTAAATATTTTCAAAGGGTAA
- the der gene encoding ribosome biogenesis GTPase Der, with amino-acid sequence MDKLMPIVAIVGRPNTGKSSLFNYLVGKRKSIVDATEGVTRDIVSGTSSHPQYPRFMVWDSAGYLETEDTIDSLAQIKINYAISHADIVLFVVDAQNVHPLDDELALMIKKTNCPTIVVANKADNRTYGISSAEFYSLGFDKVVPVSVIQKVGLTTLLEEIEAKLYNLDGVFAGNDDEAELTEETRIAIVGRPNAGKSMLLNTLLGYERMIVSDIAGTTRDATDEIIYHNGTKIRITDTAGIKRNAKIKDDIEYYATVRSAQAIEHAEVAILLIDAHASIDEIARHDKVLANMIQEKKRAMVFALNKWDLLDTEGNSGKQNQDLMKEMEDKIRKALPEFNYAPVCFISGKDNYKTDKLLETAIKVRHDFHHRVVTGTFNNWLAKNFIEYDGEKSAARLKIYYSSQVYTAPPRFVFFINKKDNLRKDFPRFLENRMRTAFEFSGVPITLTFRERDEERPVKKHPNKKNKK; translated from the coding sequence ATGGATAAATTAATGCCTATTGTGGCTATAGTTGGACGACCAAATACTGGCAAATCATCACTATTTAATTATTTAGTAGGGAAAAGAAAATCTATTGTTGACGCAACGGAAGGGGTTACGAGAGATATCGTTTCTGGAACTTCTTCACATCCACAGTATCCTCGATTTATGGTATGGGATTCAGCTGGTTATTTGGAAACAGAAGATACTATTGATTCACTTGCTCAAATCAAAATAAATTATGCCATCAGCCATGCTGATATTGTATTATTTGTGGTAGATGCTCAAAATGTACACCCTCTTGATGATGAACTAGCACTGATGATCAAAAAAACTAACTGCCCGACTATCGTTGTAGCAAACAAAGCTGATAATAGAACATATGGAATATCTTCCGCAGAGTTTTATTCATTGGGATTTGACAAAGTTGTTCCTGTATCGGTAATCCAAAAAGTAGGACTTACGACATTATTAGAAGAAATAGAAGCTAAATTATATAATCTTGATGGTGTTTTTGCTGGTAATGATGATGAAGCCGAACTAACTGAAGAAACGCGTATTGCTATTGTGGGTAGACCTAATGCTGGTAAATCGATGTTGCTGAATACTTTACTTGGTTATGAGAGAATGATCGTTAGTGATATTGCTGGAACTACTAGAGATGCTACCGATGAAATTATTTATCATAATGGTACAAAGATTCGTATTACAGATACAGCTGGTATCAAAAGAAATGCCAAAATAAAAGATGATATTGAATATTATGCAACTGTCCGTTCTGCTCAAGCTATAGAGCATGCTGAAGTAGCTATTCTATTAATTGATGCTCATGCGTCTATTGATGAGATTGCACGACATGATAAAGTTCTTGCTAATATGATTCAAGAAAAAAAACGAGCTATGGTTTTTGCTCTTAACAAATGGGATCTTTTGGATACAGAAGGGAACAGTGGGAAACAAAATCAAGATTTGATGAAAGAAATGGAAGATAAAATTCGAAAAGCTCTGCCTGAGTTTAATTATGCTCCTGTATGCTTTATTTCTGGAAAAGATAATTATAAAACAGACAAGTTATTAGAAACAGCAATTAAAGTAAGACATGATTTCCATCATAGAGTTGTAACAGGTACTTTTAATAATTGGCTAGCTAAAAACTTTATAGAATATGATGGTGAAAAATCTGCTGCTCGCTTAAAAATTTATTACAGTTCTCAAGTATATACAGCACCACCAAGATTTGTTTTCTTTATTAATAAAAAAGACAATCTTAGAAAAGATTTTCCAAGATTTCTTGAAAATAGAATGCGTACCGCTTTTGAATTTTCTGGAGTACCTATTACGCTTACTTTTAGAGAAAGAGATGAAGAAAGACCTGTAAAAAAACATCCAAATAAAAAAAATAAAAAATAG
- the dcm gene encoding DNA (cytosine-5-)-methyltransferase — translation MSTKTLIKPSQSTNINKYNIKSLNIATVFSGIGSFEQALQRMNIEHDIVFACDIDKFVKQSYFANYNISEERWYNDISDIDGTSYKNLDILVGGSPCQSFSMVGKRKGLEDTRGLLVFEFIRVLQQSSPSIFIFENVKGLLSHNSGNTWKLIEKEFKDLGYTIFSQILNAKNFGVPQNRERVFVVGFKNPFINFNFPSTIPLEYTMQDFLEDTCENKYFLPEKGIAFVTQEKNLKKKYTQINGKIALCQKANQQFNWHGDFVQYIEKYYLSDKVKKYVLTSGTKNFKTSTKTDLEIARPLLSTMAKMHRAGVDNYITRDTRLRKLTPRECLRLMGFSDHFKIVVSDTQMYRQSGNSIVSDVLVHIIDKIINTGIFNVI, via the coding sequence ATGAGTACAAAAACTTTAATTAAACCTTCTCAATCTACTAATATTAATAAATACAATATTAAATCGTTAAATATCGCAACTGTATTTAGTGGGATAGGATCTTTTGAACAAGCGCTACAAAGAATGAATATAGAACATGATATCGTTTTCGCTTGTGACATAGATAAATTTGTTAAACAAAGTTATTTTGCAAATTATAACATATCAGAAGAGCGATGGTATAATGATATCTCAGATATAGATGGTACTTCATACAAAAATCTTGATATTTTAGTCGGAGGTAGCCCTTGTCAATCTTTTTCTATGGTAGGAAAAAGAAAAGGTTTAGAAGATACTAGAGGACTCCTAGTTTTTGAATTTATCAGAGTGCTACAACAAAGTTCACCTAGCATATTTATTTTTGAAAATGTTAAAGGGTTATTATCTCATAATAGTGGAAACACATGGAAGTTAATAGAAAAAGAATTCAAAGATTTAGGGTATACTATTTTTTCTCAAATTTTAAATGCAAAAAATTTTGGAGTTCCTCAAAATAGAGAAAGGGTTTTTGTGGTGGGGTTCAAAAATCCTTTTATTAATTTTAATTTTCCTTCTACCATTCCTTTGGAATATACAATGCAAGATTTTTTAGAAGATACTTGTGAAAACAAATATTTTTTACCTGAAAAAGGGATAGCATTTGTAACACAAGAAAAAAACTTGAAAAAAAAATACACCCAAATTAATGGAAAAATTGCTTTATGTCAAAAGGCAAATCAACAATTTAACTGGCATGGTGATTTTGTTCAATATATTGAAAAGTATTACCTATCAGATAAAGTTAAAAAATATGTATTAACTAGTGGAACAAAAAATTTCAAGACTAGTACAAAAACAGATCTAGAAATAGCTCGACCACTATTATCGACAATGGCAAAAATGCACAGAGCTGGTGTAGACAACTATATTACAAGAGATACTAGATTAAGAAAATTAACCCCTAGAGAATGTTTAAGATTGATGGGGTTTTCTGATCATTTTAAAATAGTTGTAAGTGATACGCAAATGTATAGACAATCAGGAAATTCAATAGTATCAGATGTTTTAGTCCATATCATAGACAAAATAATAAATACAGGTATATTTAATGTCATATAG
- a CDS encoding NTP transferase domain-containing protein — MKIVLPLAGKGTRLLPHTTIVPKPLMFVAGQSILDHLMEELIALNPTEFVFVTGYMKEELETHLKNKYPNIAMKFLEQKDPQGLGHAIYQARDAFAKDEDMLVVLGDQTFTIDWTKMLQSSHNRISVVTVEDPSQFGIVSLDDRGFVTDMEEKPVNPKSNLAISGTYYFPSAQSVFSAIAYQIAQDIRTKGEIQITDSMRIMMDLGEQFEGLLIKDWNDCGNHKDLLAANKTLLQKNNTTSTTFDKSVIIYEPVWIHPSVKITNATIGPNVSLAENVIIDDSTLVNTIVDINTRIKNSRIIDSYLGRNMNIEKFSSSDEYLI; from the coding sequence ATGAAAATTGTATTGCCATTAGCAGGTAAAGGCACACGTTTATTGCCACATACTACAATTGTTCCAAAACCATTAATGTTTGTTGCAGGTCAAAGTATTCTAGATCATTTAATGGAAGAACTAATAGCATTAAATCCCACAGAATTTGTTTTTGTGACAGGGTACATGAAAGAAGAATTAGAAACTCATCTTAAAAATAAATACCCAAATATTGCTATGAAATTTTTAGAACAAAAAGATCCTCAGGGACTTGGTCACGCTATATATCAGGCTAGGGATGCTTTTGCCAAAGATGAAGATATGCTTGTAGTATTAGGTGATCAAACATTTACGATAGATTGGACAAAAATGTTGCAAAGTTCTCATAATAGAATTTCTGTAGTTACTGTAGAAGATCCTAGCCAATTTGGAATAGTAAGTCTGGACGATAGAGGTTTTGTTACTGATATGGAAGAAAAACCAGTAAACCCCAAAAGCAATCTTGCGATTTCTGGAACTTATTATTTTCCTTCTGCTCAGAGTGTTTTTTCTGCTATTGCTTACCAAATAGCTCAAGATATTCGTACAAAAGGTGAAATTCAAATCACTGATTCTATGCGTATTATGATGGACTTGGGAGAACAGTTTGAAGGATTGTTGATTAAAGATTGGAATGATTGTGGCAATCACAAAGACTTGCTAGCAGCTAATAAAACACTGCTTCAAAAAAATAATACTACTTCCACCACCTTTGATAAAAGTGTCATTATTTATGAACCTGTATGGATACACCCTAGTGTGAAAATTACTAATGCCACTATAGGCCCTAATGTATCTTTGGCTGAAAATGTAATTATTGATGATTCAACATTAGTGAATACCATAGTAGATATTAATACAAGGATCAAAAATTCTCGTATTATCGATTCCTATCTTGGTAGAAATATGAATATAGAGAAATTTTCTTCTTCTGATGAATATTTAATATAA
- a CDS encoding AAA family ATPase, giving the protein MSIYLKSLEISGFKSFGTRTYIEFSEGITGIVGPNGCGKSNVVESMKWVLGEQSARSLRGEKMQDIIFAGTKHRTASGMADVALTFNNELKWLPLDFPEVSIGRRVFRSGEGQYFVNGVRSRLKDTTELFLDTGVGKDSYAIFEQGKIDRLLSESAEDRRILFEDFAGISKFKFRKEEAEKKLAQARENLERLQETIDRLEKEINILEIQAVDAENYNTINNELREMEVKFEVARVNNMKREITRRENEIIKLKEALAPMTIKLNEIEEQIKLSDASLGEKESQFGHMNEQNIKLEKELSASKIRYESAKKNIADSNVRLHEITIRSKQDLERIEEWEDILLEKQDAITDAEKKQQLAKKILDTAEASQQELKNKSLQLEENLLELSKEHGFKKVLSHDDINNIRKKIAELQGQLYVQESTIISLEDEIKLKTQYLQEEEQEFQQLQKKLEIVQQEKELVSTEKNTIVSQIHAIEQEILLLEKDYKKIIEQSKECDKIILTNMDQQIVKLKDFQTDYSIRKSSLIALLDKSQEIVQKGSPITKDMFNELRNTINAHEDAYTLLLSDIFGEGGTFSEKIILSEKMEQIALSLENARANLTIVRQNLDKVSQKENVIFQQVAEIDILHKSSQKEYIKTEKNIAQLSYQKTQAQGIFELEKSQMITNSSKLEKIETIVSDYDKKLTDIRNKNYQFQEELTNARINYNSTETQSKALQNDMKTLEERITDYRRQITNFEHDAYQITKRNTELQEEIEDLLIEQDELNPELTRIQEDMKQHFTDIADLRQTKKVLEHMHKENVEQFNKLRMRESEIEGSLSERKATMLTMVHALKEQFNISDTDITLDKEETTDLLNNRIRQYRDKLHQMGNVNLLAIEQFQTTKEQYATLIYQKEDIEKATNDTEMLINDTNKESAEKFVVAFEQIRKSFRTLFSELFNGGKADLILKDKEDPLRSGIDIMAEPPGQKFQNVSLLSGGQRAMVAIAVIFSILELKPTPFVILDEMDAPLDDENIDRFKRLLVRFKGTSQFVVVSHSKSTLEVCDVLFGVTMEELGCSKVVSVAFDESEDLLFAE; this is encoded by the coding sequence ATGAGTATTTATTTAAAATCTTTAGAAATATCTGGCTTCAAATCGTTTGGTACAAGAACATATATAGAATTTTCTGAAGGAATTACTGGAATTGTAGGACCTAACGGTTGTGGTAAATCTAATGTTGTAGAATCAATGAAATGGGTACTAGGTGAACAAAGTGCCCGTTCTCTTCGCGGTGAAAAAATGCAAGATATTATTTTTGCTGGAACAAAACACCGTACTGCCTCAGGAATGGCAGATGTTGCGTTAACTTTTAACAACGAACTTAAATGGCTCCCTCTTGACTTTCCAGAAGTTTCTATAGGTAGGCGTGTTTTTCGTTCTGGAGAAGGACAATATTTTGTTAATGGGGTTCGTTCTCGTCTAAAAGATACTACAGAACTATTTCTTGATACTGGTGTGGGGAAAGATTCCTATGCTATCTTTGAACAAGGTAAAATCGATAGACTTTTATCAGAATCTGCAGAAGATAGACGGATTTTGTTTGAAGATTTTGCAGGTATTTCCAAATTCAAATTTAGAAAAGAAGAAGCTGAAAAAAAATTAGCACAAGCTCGTGAAAACTTAGAACGATTACAAGAAACTATTGATCGTTTGGAAAAAGAAATCAATATTTTAGAAATTCAAGCAGTAGATGCCGAAAATTATAATACAATTAATAATGAACTTCGTGAAATGGAAGTAAAATTTGAAGTTGCTCGTGTTAATAACATGAAAAGAGAAATAACTCGTCGTGAAAATGAAATTATCAAATTAAAAGAAGCTCTTGCTCCTATGACTATCAAATTAAATGAAATTGAAGAACAAATAAAACTTTCTGATGCTTCTTTGGGAGAAAAAGAATCCCAATTTGGTCATATGAATGAACAAAATATTAAACTAGAAAAAGAACTGTCTGCATCCAAGATTCGTTATGAATCAGCAAAAAAAAATATTGCAGATAGTAATGTTCGCTTGCATGAAATAACAATCAGATCCAAACAAGATCTCGAGCGTATTGAAGAATGGGAAGACATCTTATTAGAAAAGCAAGATGCAATTACTGATGCAGAAAAAAAACAGCAACTAGCTAAAAAAATACTTGATACTGCAGAAGCATCTCAACAAGAACTAAAAAATAAATCCTTACAATTAGAAGAAAATTTATTAGAATTATCTAAAGAACATGGATTCAAAAAAGTATTAAGCCATGATGACATCAATAATATACGCAAAAAAATTGCTGAACTTCAAGGGCAACTTTATGTACAAGAATCAACAATTATTTCTTTGGAAGATGAAATTAAATTAAAAACACAATATCTTCAAGAAGAAGAACAAGAGTTTCAACAATTACAAAAAAAATTAGAAATTGTACAACAAGAAAAAGAACTAGTTTCTACAGAAAAAAATACTATTGTATCACAAATCCATGCTATAGAACAAGAAATACTATTATTAGAAAAAGACTACAAAAAAATTATTGAACAATCTAAGGAGTGTGACAAAATAATTCTTACTAACATGGATCAACAAATTGTCAAACTAAAAGATTTTCAAACAGATTATTCTATACGAAAATCCTCATTAATTGCATTACTAGACAAATCTCAAGAAATCGTTCAAAAAGGATCTCCTATTACTAAGGATATGTTCAATGAACTGCGTAATACTATTAACGCTCATGAAGATGCTTATACTCTTTTGCTAAGTGATATTTTTGGTGAGGGTGGAACTTTTTCTGAGAAGATTATTCTTTCTGAAAAGATGGAGCAAATTGCTCTATCTTTAGAAAATGCAAGAGCTAATCTTACTATAGTAAGACAAAATCTTGATAAAGTATCACAAAAAGAAAATGTCATCTTTCAACAAGTTGCAGAAATTGATATACTACACAAATCATCACAAAAAGAATATATTAAAACTGAAAAAAATATTGCTCAATTATCTTATCAAAAAACCCAAGCTCAAGGAATATTTGAACTTGAAAAATCTCAAATGATTACTAACAGTAGTAAGCTTGAAAAAATTGAAACTATCGTGAGTGATTATGATAAAAAATTAACAGATATCAGAAATAAAAATTACCAATTTCAAGAAGAACTCACCAATGCTCGTATCAATTATAATAGTACAGAAACACAAAGCAAAGCATTGCAAAATGATATGAAAACTCTTGAGGAGCGTATCACAGACTATCGTAGACAAATTACAAATTTTGAACATGATGCGTATCAAATTACTAAAAGAAATACTGAGTTACAAGAAGAAATAGAAGACCTATTAATAGAACAAGATGAACTTAATCCAGAATTGACTAGAATCCAAGAGGATATGAAGCAACATTTTACAGATATTGCGGATCTCAGACAAACTAAAAAAGTACTAGAACATATGCATAAAGAAAATGTAGAACAATTTAATAAATTGCGTATGAGAGAAAGTGAAATCGAGGGCTCTCTTTCTGAAAGAAAAGCTACTATGCTTACTATGGTACATGCACTAAAAGAACAGTTCAACATTAGTGATACTGATATTACTTTAGACAAAGAGGAAACCACAGATCTTTTGAATAATCGTATTAGGCAGTATCGCGATAAACTTCACCAAATGGGTAATGTGAACCTTCTTGCTATTGAACAATTTCAAACTACTAAAGAACAATATGCTACTTTAATTTATCAGAAAGAAGATATAGAAAAAGCTACTAATGATACCGAAATGCTCATCAATGATACAAATAAAGAATCTGCAGAAAAATTTGTAGTTGCTTTTGAACAAATCAGAAAATCATTCCGTACCTTATTTTCAGAACTCTTTAATGGTGGAAAAGCTGATCTTATTCTTAAAGATAAAGAAGATCCTTTACGCTCTGGAATTGATATTATGGCAGAACCTCCGGGACAAAAATTTCAAAATGTTAGTCTTCTTTCTGGAGGACAGCGTGCTATGGTTGCAATCGCCGTTATTTTTTCTATTTTAGAACTAAAGCCAACTCCTTTTGTTATCTTAGACGAAATGGATGCACCTCTTGACGATGAAAATATTGATCGTTTCAAAAGACTTTTGGTACGATTCAAAGGAACAAGTCAATTTGTTGTTGTATCTCACTCCAAATCTACTCTTGAAGTATGTGATGTGTTATTTGGTGTTACTATGGAAGAGCTCGGTTGTTCCAAAGTAGTCAGTGTTGCCTTTGATGAATCTGAAGATTTACTATTTGCTGAATAA
- the aspS gene encoding aspartate--tRNA ligase — MLLSPDKKRTQFCGEITEDKYLDQVIVVNGWVNNYRDHGDLVFIDLRDRSGIIQLVFDPTDAAKAHELSKTLRREDVIGAKGVLRKRAEGLENPRIPTGKYELCCTELFIFNRSKTPPFDVTTGEKINEEARLKYRYIDIRSPFMYDNLLKRSEITNSIRSSMQENGFLEVETPILTKSTPEGARDFLVPSRVHKGSYFALPQSPQIFKQLLMIGGIERYYQIARCFRDEDLRADRQPEFTQLDIETSFMTAEDIQTLIENMLSKMMKTVYHQEIKTPFLRMTYKDAMNKYGVDRPDMRFGMEVVDVSDIVKNSEFSVFTNVTAKGGMVKCLPVPNGEKLSRKDLDELITFVGNYGAKGMAWMRVKEDVLESNIVKYFSPEIQAELIKKTEAHNGYALLFIADNNDSVVYDSIGNLRLEVGDRFNLRPKDQFSFLWVVDFPLFEKDVENNRWSSVHHPFTSPHADDIDKLMTDTKSVRANAYDVICNGTELGGGSIRIATSDMQSKIFELLNISTEEANEKFGFLLEALANGAPPHGGIALGLDRMVMIFQQLDSIRDVIAFPKTQKATCMLMDAPSSVDPQQLLDLSIKNIEVKVNR; from the coding sequence ATGCTTTTATCACCAGATAAAAAAAGAACTCAATTCTGTGGAGAAATCACAGAAGATAAATATCTTGACCAAGTTATCGTCGTCAATGGATGGGTCAATAATTACCGTGATCATGGAGATCTTGTTTTTATAGATTTACGCGATAGAAGTGGTATTATCCAACTCGTTTTTGACCCTACTGATGCTGCAAAAGCTCATGAACTTTCCAAAACACTGCGTCGTGAAGATGTCATTGGTGCTAAAGGTGTTCTTCGTAAAAGAGCTGAAGGATTAGAAAACCCTCGTATTCCTACAGGCAAATATGAATTATGTTGTACAGAGTTATTTATCTTTAATAGATCCAAAACTCCTCCTTTTGATGTTACTACTGGTGAGAAAATCAATGAAGAAGCGCGCCTCAAATATCGTTATATAGATATTCGTTCTCCATTTATGTATGATAATCTTCTCAAAAGATCTGAAATTACTAATAGTATTCGTTCTAGTATGCAAGAAAATGGATTTCTTGAAGTTGAAACCCCTATCCTTACCAAATCTACTCCAGAAGGAGCTAGAGATTTTTTAGTACCATCTCGTGTACACAAAGGATCTTATTTTGCACTACCTCAATCACCACAAATTTTTAAACAATTATTAATGATAGGTGGAATTGAGCGTTATTACCAAATCGCTCGTTGTTTCCGTGATGAAGATCTTCGTGCTGATAGACAGCCGGAATTCACTCAATTAGATATCGAGACATCTTTTATGACAGCTGAAGATATTCAAACACTGATTGAAAATATGCTTAGTAAAATGATGAAAACAGTTTATCACCAAGAAATCAAAACTCCTTTTTTAAGAATGACTTATAAAGATGCTATGAACAAATACGGCGTCGATAGACCTGATATGCGTTTTGGTATGGAAGTTGTGGATGTTAGTGATATTGTCAAAAACTCTGAATTTTCTGTTTTTACTAATGTAACAGCTAAAGGCGGAATGGTAAAATGTCTTCCTGTACCTAATGGTGAAAAACTTTCTCGTAAAGATCTCGATGAATTAATTACATTTGTGGGTAATTATGGTGCTAAAGGTATGGCTTGGATGCGTGTCAAAGAAGATGTCTTAGAATCTAATATTGTAAAATACTTCTCTCCAGAAATTCAAGCAGAACTTATCAAAAAAACAGAAGCTCACAATGGGTATGCTTTGTTATTTATTGCAGATAATAATGATAGTGTTGTATATGATTCTATTGGAAATCTTCGTTTAGAAGTTGGTGATCGTTTTAATCTTAGACCAAAAGATCAATTCTCCTTCTTATGGGTTGTTGACTTTCCACTATTTGAAAAAGATGTGGAAAACAATAGATGGTCTTCTGTACACCACCCATTCACCTCTCCTCATGCCGATGATATAGACAAATTAATGACAGATACCAAATCTGTTCGCGCAAATGCTTATGATGTTATTTGTAATGGAACAGAGCTTGGTGGTGGATCTATTCGTATTGCAACTAGTGATATGCAAAGTAAAATATTTGAACTACTTAATATTTCTACAGAAGAAGCTAATGAAAAATTTGGATTTCTCTTGGAAGCTCTCGCTAATGGCGCACCACCTCATGGCGGTATTGCCTTAGGATTAGACAGAATGGTCATGATTTTTCAGCAATTGGATTCTATCAGAGATGTCATTGCTTTTCCTAAAACACAAAAAGCTACTTGTATGTTAATGGATGCACCTTCTAGTGTAGATCCTCAACAACTCTTGGATCTAAGTATCAAAAATATAGAAGTCAAAGTTAATAGATAA